In Balaenoptera acutorostrata chromosome 3, mBalAcu1.1, whole genome shotgun sequence, the genomic stretch CAGCAGGATGGAGACTGGATGTGCTCCTGGAGCCAGAGACGATGGCGGGAAGGGGCTCGGGAGAGGCCCAGGGTGCAGGCACGGACCAGGAAAGGGAAGGAGCTAATGCTCCTTCCACAAGGAAGTTCAGGAGGAGCAGTCCCTCTAGCCTGAGCCAGAGGggtgaggggaaaggggagagggaagtgggttCAGGTCCCAACACACTCCCATCGGCATTCGAAGAAATAACTGGGATATTGGACCTGTTTGGGTTGAGAAGCAACCACAGAGACCCAGCTATAAATCCCATCTGGGAGGCACAGAAGTTGGGGCAGCTTCTCTTCTGAAGGTTGATTTATAATGAATTACATACAGGATGTTCTGATGTCGACATCGGGTTCACCTGTACAGGAATGTGCAAGGCTGGACACAAGCGGGTCCAGGGGCAGGGACTAGACTAGAGACCCTTCGAGTTCCTCCTCCACCCTGGAGTCCTCCAATCATGGTTCACCAGAGGGGAAGGCCTGCAGAATAGGAaacaggcccagggagggggccCACAGCTAATGGCTTTCTCACACAGATGCCTCCCACCTGCCTTCAGAGGCCCTAGCTGGGTTCCAGGTCTCACTCAGCTGAAGGACAAACCTCTAGTCTAGACCCAAGGCCCCTGCAGCTACTAGGAataggggggtggggagggttgcTTATGGCTTGAAGCTGCCTCTGCCTGGGAACATCTGGACACGGAGGCAGCAGGGGGGCTCAGCTGTGCTCTATTCAGAAGTCAGGAATGTAAACTATTGAGGGCGCAAAGCAGAGATGACGCCGCCCTCAAAAACCCGAGCGCTGTGCCAGGGCCCTGGGGCTGTTCGGAACGATCACGCCAGCACAGAGGTACCGCATGTGTGCTCCCAGCCCAAGCCCAGAGCCGGAGGCCCGGCCAGACAGCAGCCCTGGGTGGCACCTGGCACCTCTGGCCAAGGCAGGGCGAGAAGGATCCCAGGAGTCTCTGCAGGTCCTGGCCAAACCCTGACATGCCTGATGGCCCTTCTACAGCCTGGAAAGAAGCACATTTCTCGGCAGGGCTGGGCTCCGATGGACTGAGCCGGCCAGGAGGGACCATGCTCTGGCCCGGCAGGCCCTAGGGTGCACTTCTCCTGTAGAGGGTCACCAGCTCCTTCCGCTTCTCCCGGAGCCCAGGTGCTTCCTGACTCAGCTCGCCCAGATCTCTGATCTCCTGCAGGACCTGGGTGGCCTGCCTCAGCTGCTCCACAGCCTGGCTGAGCAACGCCTCGGCATTCCCAGCAGCCGGCTCACTGCCCAGCACCTTGTTCAACAGTTTCTCCGTCTGTTCCGAGGCCACCTTCACCTCCAGCTGGGCCCGATACAGCTGTTCCCCAGGCTGCCGTGGACGTCGGGGGCCTTCCCCGAGCAGGTCCCCCAGGGAGGAGCAGCGGGGATGGAACTGAGGCTGCAGGTCCCAGCGGGGCAGGGCTGTGGACGTTGTTGCATCCTTTGGGGGAGTTcctggggtgcctgtgtcctgggatgGCTTGATGGGCTCAGGGCTGTCATCCATACCATTCACCGAGACCTGTGCTGGGCCTTGGGCAGAGGTCTCAGAGGCCCCAGGACTCTGGGCTGGCccagaagcctgcatgccactcATGGAGGCTCTCAGTTTCTCCGATAAGATcttgggtgggggtgtagggggcttcccaccctccctaggcACGGCCTTGGAAGTCCCAGAATCGGGCACCTGGGGCGGTTCTGTACTCTCAGGGTCAGGGGGCTCCTCAGGGCTGGGGCTCTCCCAGCTCACCTTCAGTTTGTCAGGAAGGACCCTGTTGGGGGGCTGCTCAGAGCCCCTGTCCTCCCCCACTGGAGTCTCTGAGTCTTCTCGGCTTTCAGGGTGGGCCTCAGAGCTTGCTGGGACAGGGGTGGAAGCTCTCTCCCCTACAGGGGTCTCCACTCCGTCACCAAGACTGGTCGTCTCAGGCGCTGCGGAAGGCTTGGTAGGAGGCATGGGCGGCCGGGGTGTCTCCCGGGGCTGGGCTGCACTGACGTCATTGCTGGGGGCAAACACTGGCAGCCCGCTGTCAGGAACATCAAGGTCCAGGCGCGAAAGCCCATCGGATGCTGCACTGGCTACCTGGGTGGAGGGGCAGGATATGGGCATCAACTTGGATGACCAGCCACTGGGTCAGGTGTGCCCACCTACAAGGTATTCAagccctcccatccaggctgcccaggccCCTGGCCCCCTACTCTCCAGGCGCTCTGCTCTGGTTTCCAAAGCCACCTGATTAGAAGCTAAAGTGACTCTCTGATgaatcctctcctctctctcacttACACAGAGTTCCTGGTTTTGAAATCACAGGCCAGGAAGCCAGAGCTAGGGTGTCCTCTCAGCGCCCCAGCCTGGCTTCTTCCAGCCTGTGTGATAGGCCGCTCTTTTGAATGGCAATTGTGCTGGCCTGGGTGGCAGGGGACATAGTTCCAGCCCTGTTTTCGGGCCCCTACCTGGCTGTAGGCCTTGGGAGGGTCCCTTCTCTGCAACCACCCACACAGGGTCCCCACAGTCAGCCGGCGACAGGACCAGAACTCACAGATGGGTCTCCTGCATCATCCTGAGCTCACTCGCCCTGCAGACCTCTGTCAGGTCTGCCAGCCCTCCGGGCCAGAGCTCTCCAGCCTTCGCCTGCCCAGCTGCTCAGCAGCCGGTGCCCACTCTCCTCGTGCTGTCACATGTGGCCCCAGACACGGGCAGCCCCAGACCACAGCTGAGTGCCAGAGGAGAACAGCTGCACCCAGCAGGCAGCTGTCCCCACCTGGCCCCAGGGGCCCACAGGGACACCCAGCAGCCCCACAGTCATGGGGACAACTCCCAGGGAGCCTCAGAGAGCCTGGAGCGGGGCTGGGCAGGAGGCCCTTCCCAAGGTCCCTCAAGGTCCCTCACTCCCTTTTACACACACAGGGTGACCTGGCCTACACATGCTCTCAGTCACTGGACACGAGTCCCTCCCTGAATTCTTCTCAGAGGGTTCCCCTCTCCAAGGCTGGCCTGCCCCACACCTCCTAGGCCTCCTCCCTCAGACATGCCTTTCCTCTCTGGCTACTTCAGTCACTCCCTCTGCAAGCTTTTCTCCCTCAGCTGACAGACATGAACAGGCTATCTCATCTCACCAGCAAACCCTCCAATGACCTTGGcccctttctgtctccctctttccccaCCATGGTCTATCTCCTTCTCTCCAGCACCCCCAGCTCTGCACCCCATGACCGCCCTAAGCTGACTCCTTCTCTGAGAAAATGTGCTGTAAACGTCACCATCTGCCTTTTCCTCAGTCGTGACTTGTGGCTGCCAACCCGGCTGATGACCCCCAGTCCTGTGCCCTCTCTGGACGCGTCACTCTCTGGCTTCCTCTTCCTTTGCTCCCTACTGCCCCCCATTCCCCAAAGGCAGCATTTGCTGAGGTTCTTTCCTGGCCTCCAAGATCTCTCCCCCAACTATCTACACCCATCAGTAACACTGGTCTGACGAAgggctcctcccttccccctcccccttgcccaTAACTTCTCCCACATTCCCTGTGTCCAGGGCCTCCCTTCACTGGGTCTCCAGGCTTGGGGGCACTCCTGACAACCCTCCCTCTTTGTCCAGTCCGCCTCACCGAGTTCTGAATTCAATCACAAGCCCAGGTGGCTGTTGCTTCCCAGTGTctctcccaccagcccctccctTTTCACCCCCTCCTGGAGCCTAGaggccccacccctgcctctatTTCCTGGGCCCCTGCCTTTCCCTCCATCAACCTGACCCATCCTACCCAGGGCCTCCAACTGACCTCTGGAACGCACCCTCCCATCCATCCTGCCCCCGACTCCTGCTTTCAAGGCCTCCACAATTTCCTCCCCCCGACCCCGCCTTCCCAGACACGTCTCCCAGTCAAAGGGACCAGGCACACCTCAAActcccctgccctgggcctcaaGCTCGCACCATTCCCTCCACCCAGGACCTCCCTCACTCCAAGTCTGCCCGCTGAAGCCGTTCCCATGCTTCAAGGGCCAGCTCAGGTGTCTGCGGGTCCTCTGTGGTCCCTCCTGCTCAGCCTCCCTGAGCCGCCCTCTGTACCAAAATTAGACAGCGCTGCTTGGAGCAGGCCGTGGACAGGTCTCTTCTCCAGCTGGAAGCTGAGCTCTGAGAGGCGGGGACTAGCCTCAGGCTCTCAGTTTCCCTCCAGCACCAGCTTGGGTTAAGGCCCGTGGGCTCAACACGGGAAGCAGGCGCACCCACGCCCTGAGCACATACAGCACACGCGCCTCCACATCGACACCGTGCATGCCACTCAGGCAGCCCGATACCAAGAGTGCTCAGGAAAAAGGTGGCCCAAGCCCGCTGCCACCTAAGGAGCCGTGGTCCCAGGCTCATCTGACTCCCAACCTTCCCAAGCTGGCGCCAAGGCCTTACCTCCTTCAGGTGGACCCTTGTAGGGGGCCGGCGCCGCTGACCCCCACGTACGCGGCCCCGTGTCACATGCTCCAGGGCACAGCTCTTGTCCACCTTTACCTGGGAAGGACAGGGAACCACGTCAGGCCCCAGCAGGCCTTGAGGAGGAGGAAATGCCCGGGCGTTAACCTGAGACTCAGAGGCGGGGTCTGCACCTGCATCCTTGCTTGACAGGGTCAAGTGCCCCAGCTGTCCCTCTCTTTGAGGCATCTCCCTGCTTTTCTCCCTGCCTCTACACAGCCTGCGTCGTCTCTCTGCAGTCTGAGGCTCTCCCTCCTCTGCAGCTGCTTGCTTTGCCTCAGTCTTCCTGCCCAAATGTGGGCTATcagccc encodes the following:
- the PLEKHO2 gene encoding pleckstrin homology domain-containing family O member 2; amino-acid sequence: MEEEGVKEGGQKPRGAQTADKAGWIKKSSGGFLGLWKDRYLLLCQAQLLVYENEDEQKCVETVELGSYEKCQDLRALLKRKHRFILLRSPGNKVSDIKFQAPNGEEKESWIKALNEGINRGKNKAFDEVKVDKSCALEHVTRGRVRGGQRRRPPTRVHLKEVASAASDGLSRLDLDVPDSGLPVFAPSNDVSAAQPRETPRPPMPPTKPSAAPETTSLGDGVETPVGERASTPVPASSEAHPESREDSETPVGEDRGSEQPPNRVLPDKLKVSWESPSPEEPPDPESTEPPQVPDSGTSKAVPREGGKPPTPPPKILSEKLRASMSGMQASGPAQSPGASETSAQGPAQVSVNGMDDSPEPIKPSQDTGTPGTPPKDATTSTALPRWDLQPQFHPRCSSLGDLLGEGPRRPRQPGEQLYRAQLEVKVASEQTEKLLNKVLGSEPAAGNAEALLSQAVEQLRQATQVLQEIRDLGELSQEAPGLREKRKELVTLYRRSAP